The genome window GGACCCATTCCGAATAAGGTGCGAAATTCTATGCCCTCGTATGAAAATTGTCAAAGTGATATTCGTGTAATTGCGCTTGCGATAAGGGATAATAGCGAGATTATTTTTGAATTAGCGGATGTACGGTTACTAATGATTGTGCTGGGTATTGAAACGTCGTGTGATGAGACGGGTGTAGCGCTTTACGATAGCGAGAAAGGTTTGCTGGCTGATGTCTTATATAGTCAGGTCAAAATGCATGCTGAATACGGCGGTGTAGTGCCTGAATTGGCTTCGCGTGATCATGTAAGAAAGCTGCTTCCTCTTATTAAAGAGGTCATGCAACGTGCTGATCTAACCGCTAATCAGGTTGATGCGATTGCTTATACAGCAGGGCCAGGTCTAATTGGTGCGCTGATGGTAGGCGCATCGACGGGGCGGTCATTGGCCATGGCGTGGGGTGTTCCTGCGATTGGTGTTCATCACATGGAAGGTCATCTTTTAGCACCAATGCTGGAAGAGAACCCTCCTGAATTTCCCTTTGTCGCTTTGTTGGTGAGCGGCGGTCATACTCAGCTGGTTAAGGTAACGGCAATTGGTGAGTATCACTTATTAGGTGAGTCGCTTGATGATGCGGCGGGGGAGGCGTTTGATAAAGCCGCTAAGATGCTCGGCCTTGATTATCCCGGTGGTCCTTTGGTTGCCCGTTTAGCTGAGCAGGGGGATCGTACGCGTTTTCGTTTCCCGCGACCGATGACTGATCGTCCTGGGTTGGATTTTAGCTTTTCTGGTCTCAAAACTTTTACGCTCAATACCATCGCTAAACATACTCAGGATGGGGTTTTAGATCAGCAAACTCAAGCGGATATAGCAGCGGCTTTTGAAGAGGCGGTGGTTGAAACCTTGGCAATTAAGTGCCGCAGAGCGTTACAAGAAACAGGGCTAAAGCAATTAATTATAGCCGGTGGAGTGAGCGCGAACCGGCGTTTGCGTGAGCGGCTTGACGCTGTTGTGACTAAGGAGAAGGCTTCATTGTTTTATGCTCGTCCTGAATTTTGTACGGACAATGGCGCCATGATTGCTTATGCAGGGTGCCAACGCTTGTTAGCAGGGCAAAGCAGTGGGTTGGTGATAGAGGCTAAGCCTCGCTGGTCAATGGAGTTGTTAGGATCCATCAATGATACAGTCGAGTCTGTAGGTGAAAAAGCATAATGGATATCGTTTTTGTTGAAGGTTTGCAGATAGAAACTGTCATTGGAATCTATGATTGGGAGCGCGAGATTCGTCAACGCGTCGTGTTGGATCTGGAGTTAGGGACGGATATTAAGCACGCTGCTCAAACAGAAGAAATTGATAACACGCTGAATTACAAAGCGGTGTGTGATCGACTGATTGAGTTTGTGCAAGAGAGCGAATTTCTACTCGTTGAAACCATGGCTGAGGAAATAGCTAGCTTACTCATGAGAGAGTTTTCTGTTAGCTGGCTGACATTGAAGTTGGCGAAGCCGGATGCAATTCCAGCGGCAGCGGCCGTTGGGGTCAAAATTGAGCGCGGAGAGCGCAGCTAATGGCGTTAGTCTATTTGAGCATTGGTAGTAACATTGAGCGTTTTCGTCATGTGGCTTCTGCGTTGGATGCACTAGAGGCGCGCTTTGCGCCGTTAGTGGTGTCTTCTGTGTTTGAGAGTGAGGCGGTAGGTTTTAACGGCAGCCCATTTCTTAATCTAGTAGTGGCAATGGATACTGAATTGAGTGTAGGTGAGTTATCCCAGTGGTTAAAAGCCTTGGAAGACGCTAATGGGCGCGTCCGCGGTGGTGCTAAGTTTGCTCCGCGTACTTTGGATGTAGATATTCTCACATATAACCAAGTTGTGGGTGTGGTCGATGGGGTTGAGTTGCCAAGGGGAGAGGTCCTTTATAATGCGTTTGTTTTGTGGCCGCTGTCTGAAATAGCTCCAGATGATGTCCACCCTATTAGTCAGCAAACATATGCGAACTTGTGGGCTGATTATGATCGTTCTACTCAGCGCTTGTGGCCTGTTGATTTTTCGTGGAAAGGCCAGCTTATTTCTCGTGCCCAACCTCTCAATAACTAAGTGGGCACTGTTGCATTTTAAAGCTGTTGTGCTTTAAAAAAGCTCGCAAATCGCTATTTGTCGTTTTGCTATTTCTTCTCCTAATGCAGCACCTTTATATCCATCATTCATCAGTGCTTTAGGGTTAATTCCCTTGAGCTCCTCGCACAGGTTGGCTAGTAATTCGCCAGCATTAGTATTTTCATCACTTAATAAGCGGGTACTAGCTTGCAGTGGCGGCAGGCGCTCGGGGCGTCTTAATAAATCTAATTGTTTGATCAATGCGAGTTTGTTTTCTGCGCTCAGTGAACTCCAGCATTGAAGTTGCGGATGCGCTATTAACGTGTGGATGGCGAGCTCGCGGGTTTGATTTTGGGTGCGTAAGTCGCGACAAAATTGATCCAGTTTAGTTTGTGCTTCACTGAGTGTGTGAAAGCACACATAACACAAGGCTGCAAAGCGCAACTTTGTCTCGGTGGTGTCGGTGAATTGGACTGCAATCCGTTGTGCTTTATCGTTATTAACAAGTGTAGTGAAAGGAGGGAACAATTGTTCTAATGCGTTGGCCTGCTCAAGGACGTTAAAAAATGTAAGCGGGGAACGTTCAGATAAAGCGCGCTCCATCTCTTGCCAAATGCGTTCTTTGGTGAGATGCGATAATTCATCGGTGCTGGCAATGGCTTGCATGAGTTTGAGGGTGGGGGCTGCGACGGTAAAGCCAAGATGGGCGTAGCGTGCCGCAAAGCGTGCAACCCGTAACACACGCAAAGGATCTTCAGAGAAAGCGGGTGATACATGGCGGAGTTGCTTTGTTGCAAGATCGTTTTGTCCGCCGTAAGGGTCAATTAATTCTCCGCTACTGCTTTTGGCCATGGCGTTAATTGTGAGGTCTCGTCGAGACAAGTCCTCTTCTAATGTAACATCGGGCGATGCATGGTATTGAAAGCCTGAGTAGCCTTTACCGCTTTTGCGCTCGGTGCGTGCTAACGCATATTCCTCGCCAGTTTTTGGGTGTATAAAAACTGGAAAATCACTGCCGACAGGGCGGTAACCATTTTTTATCATCTCTTCTGGAGTTGCGCCTACGACAACCCAGTCTTTATCATAAACGGGGTAATTAAGAAGCTCGTCACGTACAGCGCCGCCTACCAGATATATCTGCATTGTTACGACTCTATTTTATCAGCATGATTAACACGCCACTCTTCGAAGCCGCCGTTTAAACTAGCGACATTCTCAAACCCACGCTCTACTAAAAACGCAGCAGCGCTTTGGCTGCTGATGCCGTGATAGCAGCAGACGATGACAGGAGTATCAAATTCAAGCCCGTGCAACACTTGCTCTAGGTTGTCGTTGTTGAGATGTAAAGCTCCGGTGATGTGTCCGGCTGCAAAACTTTGGGAGTCACGTATATCGGTGATAGCCGCCCCTTCATTCATGAGTGTGATTGCTTCATCTGCATTGATGCATCTAAATTCTGCCATGAGTGGTATCTCTTTAATTAGTTAGCGGTTGAGTTGTTGGCTGGGTATATCAGTTTGGGATAAGTCCTCAAGGCGAAGCGCACGTAGCGCGCCGCCCCAAACGCAGCCGGTATCTAACGCATGTATTTGTTGTGTGCCAGTGTGCCCTTCGAGTGCTGCCCAATGGCCAAAAACTAACTTGTCATTGGGAAAGCGCTGTTCTCGGAGGCTGAACCAAGGGTAAAAACCGTCAGGTTGGCTCTCTAGACCGCCTTTGGAGGCAAACTCTAATTCGCTTTGGGGTGTACAAAAGCGCATACGGGTAAAGTAATTAGTGATGACTCGCAAGCGTTCTGGGCCCTGAAGTGAATCAGACCATGTATTAGGTTGGTTGCCGTACATATGAGCAAAGTAGTTTGTAGGGTTCTCACGCAAGGCATTTTGGCACTCTTTAGCCAAGCGATGTGCCTTTTTGATGGACCATGCAGGGGGAATGCCGGCGTGAGTCATTGTAAAGCCGAGCTGAGTGTCGGTATAAATTAAGGGCTGTTGCTGTAACCATGCTAACAGCTCGTTACGATCGGGAGCTGTTAATATGGCATCGAGTGTATCGCTACGCTTGGCTTTAGCGAAGCCCTGATGAACGGCGAGCAAGTGAAGGTCGTGATTCCCCAGCACAGTAACAGCTTGTGAGCCTAATCCGCGAATAAAACGCAATGTTTCTAGTGATTTGGGGCCGCGATTAACTAGGTCACCACAAAACCAGAGCTTATCTTGGTCTCCAAATTGGATAAGCTCGAGTAGTGCTTTAAGTTCGTCGAAGCAACCTTGTATATCGCCGATTGCGTAAGTAGACATGTTCTCTCAATAGGGTCGGATGCAATTAATGAAGCGCTAGAGGCTGTGCTAATGTAAACGCAGCAATAGGTGCCTTAAAACGCTCACCATCAGATGTTTCCATTATGTAGTGCCCATACATGCTGCCAACATGCGTGGCTAGTACGGTGCCGCTGGTGTATTGGTAGCTATTTTGTGGCTCGATAATCGGCTGTTCACCGACAACGCCTTCACCTTCAATTTCTTGTACATGTTCGTTGCCATCCGTTACTACCCAGCGACGGCTTAGCAGTTGAACAGGCATCAAGGAGCTGTTGGTGATGGTTATCTGGTAAGAAAATACATAACGATGGGCTTCTGGATCAGACTGGTCGGGCAAAAAACGTGTGTCGACAGCAATCTGAATATCTTTGTCAGGATCAATAAGCTCTAACATATGTTACCCCTGTTGCTCTGTCAGCCAGTCGGCGATTGTTATGAATTCTTTTAAAGTTAAACGTTCAGGGCGCAGAGATGGGTCAACGTTAAGTGTAGTGAGTGTGTCTGCGCTAATTATTTCTTTTAAGTTGTTGCGTAAGGTTTTACGACGCATTGTAAATGAGGTTTTAACGACGCGCTCCAATTGCTTAAGGTCTTTTGCAACTAGTGGCAAAGTTTGGTGAGGTATGAGACGCACAATCGCTGAGTCAACTTTAGGGACTGGGTCAAACGCTTCAGGTGGCACGATGAATAAGGGTTCTACCTTGCAATAGTATTGCGCCATTATGCCCAGGCGCCCGTAGTGGTTGTCTCCTGGCTGAGCGGCTAGTCGGTCTACAACTTCCTTTTGCAGCATGAAGTGCATGTCTAGGATGTCGCCGTGATGGCTGAGCAAATGGAAAATTAGTTGTGTGGAAATGTTGTACGGTAAGTTGCCAACAATACGCAGTAAACGATCATCTTCTTCACGTAGCGATTTGAAATCAAACTTCATGGCGTCTGCTTCAAAAATGCGAAATTTATCACCAAAGCGGAAAAATTTGGTACGCAGAATAGGTGGTAAATCCCTATCTAACTCGATTGCATCCAGTGCGCCTGCTTCGTCTAATATCTCTTCAGTCAACGCGCCAAGCCCGGGACCGATCTCGACCATATGATCGGTGGTATGCGGAGCAATAGAACGGATGATTTGCCGAATAATGCCTTGGTCTTGAAGGAAGTTTTGACCAAAACGCTTTCTGGCTTTGTGCATAGCAGGTTTCTGTTGGCTCATGTGTGCTCTTGGGTAGTTTGTTTTTAGGCTAAATTAAGCTCGTTGGTTTGCAGGCTATCGGAGGCTTATGTCGTTTTAATCCGATTGCGAGCCATATCACCCGCATAGCGTATAGCTACTTCTAAGCTGCCGGGGTTGGCTTTACCTGTGCCTGCTAAGTCGATAGCAGTGCCGTGATCAACCGAGGTGCGAATAATTGGCATACCTAGGGTGATATTTACGGCGTTGCCAAAGCCTTTGTATTTTAACACGGGAAGGCCTTGGTCGTGATACATGGCGAGTACAGCATCGCACGTTTCTAGATATTTGGGCGTAAAAAGGGTATCGGCCGGTAAAGGCCCTGTTAAATTTAGGCCTTTTTCTCGCCAATTGTTTAATACGGGTGAGATGGTGTCTATTTCTTCGCGCCCCATGTGTCCGTCTTCCCCTGCATGGGGATTAAGGCCGGCGACGATAATATGTGGGTTGCTGATGCCAAAAGTGTGTACAAGATCGTAATGCAGTACATCGATAACTTCGTTTAATAGGTCTGACGAAATCGAGTCGGCCACTTCTCGTAACGGTAAATGAGTGGTGACTAGGGCGACACGCAGCCCTTCAGTAGCGAGCATCATCACTACTTTATTAGTGTGGGTTAGCGCTTCTAAGAACTCTGTATGGCCACTGAAAGGTATACCAGCATCATTGATTACTCCTTTGTGCACTGGTGCTGTTACCATGGCGTCGAAGAGAGAGTTTAAACAGCCCTTTGCCGCTACCGAGAGCGTATCTAATACATAGTGCGCGTTGCGA of Neptunomonas phycophila contains these proteins:
- a CDS encoding symmetrical bis(5'-nucleosyl)-tetraphosphatase: MSTYAIGDIQGCFDELKALLELIQFGDQDKLWFCGDLVNRGPKSLETLRFIRGLGSQAVTVLGNHDLHLLAVHQGFAKAKRSDTLDAILTAPDRNELLAWLQQQPLIYTDTQLGFTMTHAGIPPAWSIKKAHRLAKECQNALRENPTNYFAHMYGNQPNTWSDSLQGPERLRVITNYFTRMRFCTPQSELEFASKGGLESQPDGFYPWFSLREQRFPNDKLVFGHWAALEGHTGTQQIHALDTGCVWGGALRALRLEDLSQTDIPSQQLNR
- the rsmA gene encoding 16S rRNA (adenine(1518)-N(6)/adenine(1519)-N(6))-dimethyltransferase RsmA, translating into MSQQKPAMHKARKRFGQNFLQDQGIIRQIIRSIAPHTTDHMVEIGPGLGALTEEILDEAGALDAIELDRDLPPILRTKFFRFGDKFRIFEADAMKFDFKSLREEDDRLLRIVGNLPYNISTQLIFHLLSHHGDILDMHFMLQKEVVDRLAAQPGDNHYGRLGIMAQYYCKVEPLFIVPPEAFDPVPKVDSAIVRLIPHQTLPLVAKDLKQLERVVKTSFTMRRKTLRNNLKEIISADTLTTLNVDPSLRPERLTLKEFITIADWLTEQQG
- the folB gene encoding dihydroneopterin aldolase; the encoded protein is MDIVFVEGLQIETVIGIYDWEREIRQRVVLDLELGTDIKHAAQTEEIDNTLNYKAVCDRLIEFVQESEFLLVETMAEEIASLLMREFSVSWLTLKLAKPDAIPAAAAVGVKIERGERS
- the apaG gene encoding Co2+/Mg2+ efflux protein ApaG, with the protein product MLELIDPDKDIQIAVDTRFLPDQSDPEAHRYVFSYQITITNSSLMPVQLLSRRWVVTDGNEHVQEIEGEGVVGEQPIIEPQNSYQYTSGTVLATHVGSMYGHYIMETSDGERFKAPIAAFTLAQPLALH
- the tsaD gene encoding tRNA (adenosine(37)-N6)-threonylcarbamoyltransferase complex transferase subunit TsaD produces the protein MIVLGIETSCDETGVALYDSEKGLLADVLYSQVKMHAEYGGVVPELASRDHVRKLLPLIKEVMQRADLTANQVDAIAYTAGPGLIGALMVGASTGRSLAMAWGVPAIGVHHMEGHLLAPMLEENPPEFPFVALLVSGGHTQLVKVTAIGEYHLLGESLDDAAGEAFDKAAKMLGLDYPGGPLVARLAEQGDRTRFRFPRPMTDRPGLDFSFSGLKTFTLNTIAKHTQDGVLDQQTQADIAAAFEEAVVETLAIKCRRALQETGLKQLIIAGGVSANRRLRERLDAVVTKEKASLFYARPEFCTDNGAMIAYAGCQRLLAGQSSGLVIEAKPRWSMELLGSINDTVESVGEKA
- the glpE gene encoding thiosulfate sulfurtransferase GlpE encodes the protein MAEFRCINADEAITLMNEGAAITDIRDSQSFAAGHITGALHLNNDNLEQVLHGLEFDTPVIVCCYHGISSQSAAAFLVERGFENVASLNGGFEEWRVNHADKIES
- the pdxA gene encoding 4-hydroxythreonine-4-phosphate dehydrogenase PdxA; the protein is MSECKRLAITAGEPAGIGPDLIIQMAQQPQQDQLIVVADPSLLTDRAAHLGLPLTLIPFDPEQPATPNALSHLTVAPVTLGAPARVGQLDPRNAHYVLDTLSVAAKGCLNSLFDAMVTAPVHKGVINDAGIPFSGHTEFLEALTHTNKVVMMLATEGLRVALVTTHLPLREVADSISSDLLNEVIDVLHYDLVHTFGISNPHIIVAGLNPHAGEDGHMGREEIDTISPVLNNWREKGLNLTGPLPADTLFTPKYLETCDAVLAMYHDQGLPVLKYKGFGNAVNITLGMPIIRTSVDHGTAIDLAGTGKANPGSLEVAIRYAGDMARNRIKTT
- the folK gene encoding 2-amino-4-hydroxy-6-hydroxymethyldihydropteridine diphosphokinase, encoding MALVYLSIGSNIERFRHVASALDALEARFAPLVVSSVFESEAVGFNGSPFLNLVVAMDTELSVGELSQWLKALEDANGRVRGGAKFAPRTLDVDILTYNQVVGVVDGVELPRGEVLYNAFVLWPLSEIAPDDVHPISQQTYANLWADYDRSTQRLWPVDFSWKGQLISRAQPLNN